A window of Variovorax paradoxus genomic DNA:
CTGGTCCAGGTGCGGCTTGCCGTACATCGGCCGGTAGAGCGTGCGCTCCAGCAAGGCCCCGGCCAGTGCGACGACGATGAACGCCAGCGGCAGGCAGGCCAGGAACGGCAAGCCCAGCTTCTGCATGGCGAACACCGTGAGATACCCGCCGGCCATGGCGAAAGCGCCGTGCGCGAGGTTGATGAAGTTCATCAGCCCGAGCGTCACGGCCAGGCCCACGGCCAGCACGAAGAGCAGCATGCCGTAGGCGATGCCGTCGAAAAGAATGGTCAACATGTCAGCTACTCAAACACTGGCCGCGCCTCGCGGTCTCTTCGGGAAACACCGAGGAACCGGCTTCGCCGGGCCTCAGGTGTTGCCCCCGGTAGGGGGAAGGCGAAGCGACACGAAGTGCGCGCAGCCTGGGGGCGAGCTCTTTTTATTTTGCCTTGCCCGGATCCTTGACGCTCTTGATGACGTCGAACTCGACGTTGTAGAGTTGGCCGTCCTTCTTCTCGACCTTGCGCAGGTACACGTCCTGCACGATGTCGCGCGTCTGCGCGTCGATCAGCACCTGGCCGCGCGGGCTCTCGAAGACCTGGCCCTTCATGGCCGCCAGCAGCGCTTCGCCGCCGCCCTGGCCCTTGGTGGTCTTGAGCGCTTCGTAGATCACGCGCATGCCGTCATAGCCGCCCACGGCCATGAAGTTGGGGCGCATCTTCGGGTTGGCCTTCTCGAAGGCCTCGACGAACTTCTTGTTCATTGCCGACGGGTGCGCGGCCGAGTAGTGGTGCGAGGTGACCACGCCCAGCGCGCCGTCGCCCATGTCGTTGAGTTGATCGTCGTCCGTCACGTCGCCGGTGGCGATCATCTTGATGCCGGCCTTGTCCATGCCGCGCTCCAGGAACTGCTTCATGACGGCCGCGCCCGCGCCCGAGGGCACGAAGACGAACAGCGCGTCGGGCTTGGCGTCGCGCACCTTCTGCAGGAACGGGGCGAAGTCGGGGTTGCGCAGCGGCACGCGCAGCTTCTCGATCACCTTGCCGCCGTTGAGGACGAAGCGCTCGCTGAAGAACTTCTCTGCGTCGTTGCCGGGGCCGTAGTCGGCCACCAGCGTGACGACCGTCTTCACGCCGTTCTTGGGCGCCCAGTCGCCCATGGCCACCGACACCTGCGGCAGCGTGAAGCTCGAACGGATGATGTAGGGCGATGCCTCGGTGATGCTCGACGTGGCGGCGGCCATCACGACTTCGGGCGTCTTCGACTGGGTGGCGATGGGCGCCACCGCGAGTGCCAGGGGCGTCAGGCCGAAGCCGGCCAGCACGTTGACCTTGTCGTTCACCACCAGTTCCTGCGCCAGGCGCTTGGTGACGTCGGGCAGGCCGGTGTCGTCCTTGACGATCAGCTCGACCTTCTTGCCGGCCACGGTGTCGCCGTTCTGGGCCATGTACAGGCGGGCGGCGGCTTCGATCTGGCGGCCGGTGGAGGCCGACTGGCCCGTCATCGGCAGGATCAGGCCGATCTTGAACTTGTTGTCCTGGGCACTGGCCAGCGACATTGAAAGCGCGAGCGCCGACAGGGCTGCGGTCTGGATGAGATGGCGTCTTTGCATGTTTTTTCCTTCAGGGACGGAACTCGAAACCGGGGCTATTTTCAACACTTTGCAACAAACGGCGGAGCAGGCAATCACCTACCCCGCCCCGTTCGCGTGCCTTTGTTGCGCGATCAACAAATGAACTGCGCGATCATCGCGCAAGGCGGCCGTCGTCTCGGACGATTCAGCTGTCGGCGCGATAGGCGGAGTCGAGCGTGAGCGTACCCACCGCGCGTGACACGCAGGCGCAGATGCGCGTGGCCGCTGCTTTTTCGTGCTCGCTGAGGAACACGTCGCGGTGGTCGACCTCGCCGTCGACGGCAATCACGTCCATGGCGCACAGGCCGCACTCGCCGCGCTTGCAGTCCCACAGCGTCTGCACGCCGGCGGCGTCCAGCGCCTCCAGCAGCGTGCAGTCGGCAGGCACCGTGATGGCGAGGTCGTGGCGCGGAATGCGCACCTGGAACGCCTGCGTGGCCAGCCGGCCGCTGCTGCCGAAGGTCTCGAAGCGCAGGTCCTCGATGGGACGGCCCGCCGCATGCCAGGCGCGCTTGAGCGCCTCGAGCATCGGCACCGGGCCGCAGGTGTAGAGCTGCCCGCCGGGCGGCAGCGCGGCGATGGCGGCGGCGAAGTCGATGGGCGCCGAGCCTTCATGCGCCTCCACGTGCTCGCCCAGCGCTTCGCGCAGATGCGCGAGGTAGCCGAATTCGTCGGCATTGCGCGCGCCGTAGAGCATCTTCACCGGCACGCTGGCGCGCCTGGCGTGCTCGCCCAGCCGCTGCGCCATCAGCACCAGCGGCGTGATGCCGGTGCCGCCCGCCACCAGCAGGTAGCCGGGCGCGGACATGTCGAGCGCAAAGTGGTTTTGCGGCGCGCTGACCTGCAGCCGGTCGCCCTCGACCAGCCGCCACATCGCGAGCGATCCGCCACGGCCGTCGTCCAGCCGCTTGACGGCGATGCGCCAGCAGCGGCCGTCGCCCTCGCCGACCAGCGAGTAGGAGCGGGTCTGCAGCTTGCCCTGCGCCGTCATCACCTGCACCTGCAGATGGGCGCCGGGTTCATAGGCGCCGGCGAAGCCGTCGTCGGGGCGCAGTTCGAACTCGCGCACGGTGGGCGTCACGTCGCGCAGCGCGACGACCTGCGCCTGCATCCATTGAAGATCGCTTTTCATCGGGGAACAACACCAACAGGAAAGAAGGGGAAGGAAAGGAATCAGCCGCGCCGGCGAATGAGCTGCACGCCCGGCAGCGGACGCTGCTCGGCGGTTGGCGTGCCGTGCAGCGCCTCGCGCAGGTTGCGACGCGCGATGCGGCTGTGCTCACGCATCAGCGCCTCGGCGCGCGAGCCTTCGCCGGACTCGATGGCGTCGAGCACCTGGACGTGCTGGTCCTGCGCGATCACCAGCATGTCGCGCGCGGCGGGCGAATTGGCCTGCACGATGACGAAGCCCGAGGGCGACGCGAACGGCAGGTTGACCACCCGCTCCAGCTGCTGCGCAATGACCGGGCTGCCCGCCATTTCGCACAGCAGCGCATGGAAGCGCTCGTTGTGCGTCACGTAGCGCGAGAAGGCGGCGTCGTCCAGCGCCGGCTCGCGCAGCAGTTCGTCGATGCGCTGCAGGCAGGCGCGCGCTTCGCGCAGCACCACGGGCGCCGCGCCGCGCTCGGCCGCGAGCCGGGCCACCAGGCCTTCGAGCGTGCCGCGCAGCTCGATGGCGTCGGCCACGTCGCGCTCGGAAAAAGTGCGCACCGCATAGCCGCCGTTGGGCAGCGCTTCGAGCAGGCCCTCCTGCTCGAGCCGCATCAGCGCCGTGCGCACCGGCGTGCGCGACACGCCGAGCTGCTCGGAGATGGCCACTTCGGCAATGCGCGCGCCGCCGGGCAGATCGCCCGCCAGGATCATCTCGCGCAGCCGCAACTGCGCCTTCACGGCCTGCGAGCTGCCGCTGTCGGCTGGCTGTTGTTCCGCGGCGGAAGAAACCACGGCGGCCCTCATGCGGCCTGCTTCTCGCCCGGCTGCTCGGCGGGACGGATCGAGATGGCCGCGCGCGCGGGCTTTTCCTTCTCGATCATGCGGTCGATGAGCTTGCGCGCCCACATCGAACCGGCGTCGATGTTGAGGTTGTAGAACTTGTGGTCGGGGTGCTCGTCCATGGCTTTCTGCTGCGCCTCGAGCACCAGCTCGTCTTCGCGGAAGATGCCCGAGACGCCCTCGCGCAGCTCGTGCGTGAGGCGCTGCTCGCCCAGGCAGTAGTTGCGCGAGAAGGCCCAGAAGTACAGGCAGGTCTTGTCGGTCTCGGGCGTGATGGTGTTGAGCACGTAGCCGTTGACGCCCTTGCTGCGGTCGCCGGGGTTGCCGTTCTTCGGCACCGCGCCGCTGCCGGCCTCGGCCACGCCGACGTCGATGTTCACCGTGCACGGGCCCTCGAAACGGATGATCTGCCAGCGGTCGACCTTGCCCGTGTAGCCGCGCGCATGGCGGATCTGGCCGCCCCAGAAGGGCGGCGGGTCGATGCTCTCCATCCAGCGCGTGACGGTGGCCGAGCGGTCGCCGTGCGTGGCGACGAAAGGCGCCTCGGCCACCTCGCGGTTGCCGATGGACGAGCCGTGCACGAAGGTCTCGTGCGTCAGGTCCATGAGGTTGTCGACCACCAGGCGGTAGTCGCAATTGACGCGGATCATCTTGCCGTCGCCGGCCCAGGCCGGGTCGTCGTTCCAGTGCATGTCGGGCACCAGCGCCGGGTCGGCCTTGGCCGGGTCGCCGGGCCAGATCCAGACGAAGCGGTGCTTCTCGACCACCGGAAAGCTGCGCACGCAGGCCGACGGGTTGAGCGTTTCCTGGCTCGGCATGTGGGTGCAGCGGCCCTGGCTGTTGTAGACGAGGCCGTGGTAGCCGCACACCAGTTCGTCGCCTTCGAGGCGGCCCAGCGACAGCGGCATCAGGCGGTGCCAGCAGGCGTCTTCGAGCACGGCCACCTGGCCGTCGGTGCGACGGTACAGCACCACTTTCTGGTTGCAGATGGTGCGCGGCAGCAGCGCATGACGCACTTCGACGTCGTAGGCGGCGGCATACCAAGCGTTGAGTGGAAAGGCGGTCGTGGGCGTTTTCATGAATACTCAATGTATACAGAAACACGGAAATTTCCAGCAATTTTGGGCATTTATAGGGAAAACACCGAGATATCTGTATACAGCAATCGGCATTTCGATAGCGATACGATGTCCGGCCAGTTCCCCTCATCACGACGGAGTCATCCATGTCACAGCACGCCGCCCTGCCCGCCCGCTTCGACCACGTGGGCAGTTTCCTGCGCCCCAAATACCTGCTCGAAGCGCGCGAGCAGAAGGCCAAGGGCGAGATCACGCCCGAACAGCTTCGCCTGGTCGAAGACAAGGCCATCGCCGAGATCGTCAAGTTCCAGGAAGACATCGGCCTGAAGAGCATCACCGACGGCGAATTCCGCCGCACCTATTTCCACATCGACTTCCTCGACCAGCTCGGTGGCGTGAAGACCGACATCCCGGTCACCATCCGCAAGCCCGACGGCACCGAGGAACTCGCGCCGCCCGCGATGCGCGTGATCGACAAGGTCCGCCACGTCAAGGACATCCAGCTTGCCGACTTCCAGTACCTCAGGAGCCAGGTGTCGGCGGGCAACACGCCCAAGGTGACGATCCCTTCGCCCACCATGCTGCACTTCCGCGGCGGCCGCGCCGGCATCAGCAAGGACGCCTACCCCGAGCTCGACCCGGCGTTCTACGACGACGTGGCCAAGGCCTATGGCGACGAACTGCGCTCGCTGGCCGCCGCCGGCTGCACCTACGTGCAGATGGACGACACCAACCTCGCCTACCTGTGCGACGAGCACATGCGCGAAGCCGCCCGCAAGCGCGGCGACGACCCGAACGAGCTGCCGCACCGCTACGCCGCCTTCATCAACAAGGTGGTCGCGCAGAAGCCGCCGGGCATGCTGCTGGCCATGCACCTGTGCCGCGGCAACTTCAAGAGCACGCACGCCGCCGCCGGCAACTACGAGCCCGTGGCCGAGGCGCTGCTCAAGGAGATGGACCTGGACGCCTACTTCATGGAGTACGACGACGCGCGCTCGGGCGACTTCAAGCCGCTGCGCTACCTGCCCAAGGGCAAGACGGTGGTGCTCGGCCTGGTGACCACCAAGTTCGGCGAGATGGAAGACAAGGACGAACTCAAGCGCCGCATCGAGGACGCCGCCAAGTACGCCTCGCTCGACCAGCTCGCGCTGTCGCCGCAGTGCGGCTTCTCCAGCACCGTGCACGGCAACAACATCGCGGTGGAAGCGCAGCGCAACAAGCTGCGCCTGGTGATCGAGACCGCGCAGGAAGTCTGGGGCTCGACCTGACGCACCGTTTCTGTTGAAGTCGGGGGCCATGACGACTCACATCTACTCCGGCCCCCTCAGCATGTTCGGCGCCAAGGTCGAGATCGCGGCGCGCGAAAAAGGCATCGCCTTCGAACTGGTCATGGTGCCGTTCATCGAAGGCGACGCCTACGAGCCCAAGCACCCCGAGGTGCTGCGCGTGAACCCGGTCAAGCAGCAGGTGCCGGTGCTGGTCGACGACATCGACGGCGGGGTCTCGCTCTTCGACTCGACCCAGATCTTCGAGTACCTCGAAGACCGCTACCCGGCTCCCGCGCTGTGGCCCGAAGGCATTGCCGACCGGGCCCGCGCGCGGCAGCTGGAGCAGAAGTCCGACGAGGTCTTCTTCCCCAACGTCATCAAACTCTTCGGCCTGCAGGATGCGATGCAGAGCGCGCCCGCCGTCGCGGCCTGCGCCGCATGCGCGCGCTACTACGACGAGATGGAAGGCCTGCTGGCCACGCGCGAATACCTCGCGGGGCCCTACGGCTTCGCCGACATCGCCTTCTACATGGCCTGCGTGTTCGCCGACCGCAAGGGCGCGGGCATGAGCGCCGCCACGCCGCGCCTGCTGGCATGGCGCACCCGCGTGGGCGAGCGGCCCGCGGTGCGCGCGGTGGTCGACCCGATGATGCAGTTCCTCGCCTCGCAAGGGCGCGGCGTACCGGCCTTCCTGCAACGCTGATTCCGCGCTGACGCATCATTGCGCCATGCCGCACAACACCCGCTTCGACTGGCTGCCCTCTCCTTCGCAGCATTTTCTCGTCGTGACGTTCGCGCTGCTGGTCTATGTGCTGACCACGCGCGCGCGCCGCGAGCAGCGCGCCCCCACCACGGCCATCGCCTGGGTCATGGGGCTGGTGCTGATGCCCTATTTCATCCTGCCGATGTACCTGCTGTTCGGCCAGCGCAAGCTGCGCCCGGCGGGCTCGCCCCGGCCGCCGCGCTCGGTGCCGCCGGGCCACTGGGCCGCCGACCTGATCGAGAGCTTCGGCCTGGCGCCGCCGGGCCGCTCGGCCATTCGCATGCATGCCGACGGCGAGGCCGCGCGCGAAGCGCTCTGGCAGGTGATCGACGGCGCGCAGGAGCGCATCGACGTGTGCACCTTCATCATCGGCGACGACGCGCTCGGCCACGCCGTGATCGAGCGGCTGGCCAGGCGCGCGCGCGACGGCGTCAAGGTGCGCGTGCTGCTCGACGGCTTCGGCGCGCTGTCGCTGCCGCGCCATCACTTCGACCGGCTGCGCGCGGCGGGCGGCGAGGTGGCGGTGTTCCGCCCCTTCTTCAGCCTGCGCCGCATCGGCCCGCGCAACCTGCGCAACCACCGCAAGTTCACCATCGCGGACGACGGCTGGCTCTGGTCGGGCGGGCGCAACCTCGCGGGCGAGTACTTCACCGGCAACGAAAAGCACCCCGAGGCCTGGCGCGACCTGTCCTTCGACCTGCGCGGCAGCGTGGCCGCGGCGGCGGCGCGCCAGTTCGACCACGACTGGAGTTCGGTGCGCCCGCGCAAGGCCCGCGCGATCACCGCCGACGACGTGCCCGAAGGCCCCGGCACCGCCATGGCCCAGTTCCTGCCGAGCGGCCCCGACCAGACCGAGGACACCGCGCATGCCCTGCTGATCGACGCCTGCTTCCGCGCCGAGCACCGCGTGCTGGCGATCACGCCCTACTTCGTGCCCGGTGACGGCCTGCGCGACGCGCTGCGTCTGGCCGCGCGGCGCGGCGTGCAGGTGACCATCGCGATGCCCGCGCAGTCGAACCACCGGCTGGCCGACTTCGTGCGCGCCCGCGCCATGCGCGACCTGGCCCGCGCGGGCGTGAGCTTTCGCATGCTGCCCTTCATGGCGCACGCCAAGGCGGTGGTGGTCGACGACGAACTGGCGATGTGCGGCTCCATCAACCTCGACCTGCGCAGCCTGCTGCTGAACCACGAGGCGGCGGTGGTGTTCTACGGCGCCGAAGAAATCGAATGGCTGGCCGAATGGATCGAGACCACCGCCTCGGCCGGCGAGCCCTACCGCGCGCGCAGGCCCGGGCTGATGCGCGACGTGGCCGAAGGGCTGCTGCTCACGGTAGCCTTTCAGCTGTAATCTTGGGTGCATAAATGCAACAAAATTGCAACAATCAGAACGTGAGCACTAAAATACCCACCGGTTTCGGTAGTTGACAGGCTTGCCTGGCCCCTGATTTCCCAGTCATCGGTCGGTCTCGAACGGATTCCCGCAACCCTCCGCCTTGCGGAGAAGCCCGCCCGGGACGCCGCCGCACGGCGACCCGAAGCGCCGTCCGTTCGAGTTCCGTGCCCCGGCCACCCGGGGAAATCCGATGCGAGCCTTCTTCTCGCCGCGCGCATTTGCGAATCTCGCGAAACTGGTTCTTTCGCTGCCAGTTCTCATCGCGCTTTTCGGAATGACGCCTGCTTTGGCCGCCATGGACGAAGTCGGCCGCGCCGCCCCCAGCACCCATCGCCTGAAGTTCTTCGTCGACCCCGAGCTGGCCGCCGACATCGGCGCCGCCGAGGCAGGGCGTCGGCTCGCCCAGTACGTGGCCGACGTCAACACCGTCTTCACCCGCGAGACGGTGCGCAGCTTCGTCTTCGACCCCGCCACCGACCTGCAGCTGGTGGCGCCCACGGCCGCGCCTGCGTGCAGCTACAACGGCCTCGTGAACGGCGAGGTGGTGGTCTGCGTCACCAAGTCGACCCGCGGCTACAGCCACGGCGGCCTGTCGACCAGCTGGACCTTTCCGCAGAAGGGCGTGACCTGGAACCTCAACTGGATCGCCATCCACGACCCGCTGCGCCTGTCGCGCGCCATCACGCCCGCGGCGCCTGAATCCACAGAGAAGGACTACCTCGGCCGCCAGCTCAAGACCCTGCTGCACGAGCTGGAGCATGTGTTCGGCGCCGGCGCGGGCGAGTACTACAACGGCATCGCCGTGGCCGACACCACCGGCATCGCGCCCATCACCGACCTCGCGCTGTCGAACGACACCGACCGCTACTGGTGGACCCGCCAGAGCTGGCGGCTCGACCCGCTGCTGGGCACCGTCTTCGAGCAGCGCCGCGACCCCGCCGCCAACCGCGTCGCGACGCTGGACATGATCCGCTTCACCGCCGGCACCAAGGCCAACATCGACACCGACTGGACCGACTGGCCCAAGCTCGGCAGTTCGAAGTTCATGGCCGCCACCACCGCCACCCAGGTGCGCGTGACCGACCGCGACAGCGGCGCGGCGCTGCCGGGCGCGCAGGTCACGGTGTGGCGCAACCCCGGCGGCCAGAAGCCGCTGGTGCTGCTGGTGACGGGCGTGGCCGATGCGTCGGGCCGCTTCCAGTTCGATTGGGAATGCGGCTTCAGCTGCTTCGCGGTCGGCAAGTCGACGCTGCTGGTCAAGGCCAATGCGCCGGGCCGCGCGCCGGGCGCGAGCTGGTTTACCATCTTCGACGCCTTCGAGCAGAAAGCGGTGCAGGGCCAGCCGATGTTCACCATCGACCTGGCGCTGGGCAACGCGGACACCACGCCGCCGACCGTCTCGGTGTCGGCGCCGGCCACCGCCACGGTGGGCCAGCCCACCACCATCGCGCCGGCTGTGGTCGACAACGTGGGCGTCTTCGGCGTGAAGGTGCTGGGCCGCGACAGCATTCCGATCTGCACCTTCACCGCCCCGCCCTACACCTGCATCTGGACACCGACGAGCCCCGGCGTGCAGACGATCCGCGTGGTCGGCGTGGACGCGGCGGGCAACTCGGCGAGCGCGTCGGCCAACGTGATCGTGAATCCGCCGGAAGGCAGCACGCCGCCCGCGGTGGCCATGTCGGTGCCGCCCACCGCCTCGGCGAAGGCGCCGGTGCCGCTGGCGGCCAACGCGTCGAGCAACGTGGCCGAAGTGCGCTTCGTGGTGGACGGCAAGACCGTGTGCAGGCTGCAGGCCGCGCCCTACGCCTGCAGCTGGATGCCGCCCGCGGCCGGCTACGCGAACATCGAGGCCCGCGCCACCGACGCCTGGGGCAACGTCGCCAGCGTGTCGGCGCTCACGCGCGTGACGCCTTAGCCTTTTTGGCCTTGGGCGCCAGCGCCTCCGGAATCGGCGTGTTGGTGAAGCTCACGTTGCCCAGCCCGGTGCCGATGGTCAGCACGCCCCAGTGCTTCACGTCGCGCATGAAGGGCAGCTCGCTCAGGCCCTGCACCACCGCGTCGTTGTGCATCAGCACCAGCATCGGGTCGGCGCCCAGCGTCAGCATGCGGCGCCATACCGCCGTCGGCAGGTGGAAGGCATGGCTTTCCCAGTCGCCCGGCAGATTCTGCGCGCCGCGCGCGATGGAGCCGTCGGGACGGATCAGCCCCGGACAGCCGATGCCCACGAAGGGCGCGAGCCGGATCTTCTTGCGCTCGCTGTAGCGCACCATGTCCATCAGCATGTCCGCGATGTGCTCGACCATGTTGCTGCGGTTGGGGCCTTCGTCGGCATGGCGCCATTTCTCGCGCCGCACCACCTCCGCGCGGGAGAAGTCGTGCGCCTTGCGGTAGCGCGTCTTCACGATGCCGCAGCGCACGTTGGTGCCGCCGATGTCGACCGCGAGGATCGCGTCGTACTTGCGCAGCAGCGCGGGCGGCGTGAGGTGCACCCAGCCGATCAGGCCGCCGTCGTCCACGTTGTGCGAGAGCCGCCCCATCTGCACGTGCAGGCCCAGCTCTTCCAGGATGGCGGCCGTCTGCAACACCGCGCGCTCGCCGACGTCGCTCTCGGGAAAGCCGCCGCCGATCACGATGCGCTCGACCTTCTGCCACGAGGGCTGGCGCAGGAAGCGCTGGATCACCGACGCCAGTTCTTCGGTGAACTCCTCGATCACGCCGTGCATCACGTCGCCGGCCTCGGAGGCCTTCTTCGCGCTCAGCACGCGGTCGAGTGTCTTCTTGCTCAGGTCGCGCGAGTGAAGCTCGCCGAGCGGGTCCTTGCCGTTCTTGCGGCGGCGCTTGCGCCAGCGCTCGAGCAGTTCCCTGAAAGCCGTCTGGCTCGCCTGGTCGCCGACGAAGCCGTCCTTGTCGCGCAACTGGAGGCTGTAGCCCTCGACATGCACGCCGGGGAGTTCGCGCAGGCCGTGCACGTCGGTGGCGGGCAATGGGTCGGGGTGGGGAGTGTCGGGCTTCGGGGGTTTGGACTTCATGGCATCGATGGTGCGCGCGCGGCGCCCCACGGCCCATCGGTTGCGCGCACGACGGCGTGTAGGAGATTGGCGGGTACGCCAGGCCGGGCGATGTCTATAAACTGGCCGCGATGCATCTGCCCCGTTGCCTCCACCGCCTTGCCCTGCTGCTCACGCTCGCCTGGCTGGCCATGGCGCCCGCCGCGCATGCCGCGGACGACACGCTGCGCGTGGGCTCCAAGCGCTTCACCGAGTCGTACATCCTGGCCGAGCTGCTGGCGCAGACCGCCGCGCCGCACACCGCGTCGCCGCCCGTCGTGCGGCAGGGCCTGGGCAACACGGCCATCGTGTACGAGGCGCTGCGCTCGGGCGCGATCGACCTGTATGCCGAATACACCGGCACCATCGCGCAGGAAATCCTCAAGGGCTCGCCGGCGGAGTCGCGCGAGGCCATGAACGCCGCGCTCGCACCCATGGGCCTGGGCGTGGCGATTCCGCTGGGCTTCAACGACGGCTATGCGCTCGCGGTGCGCGCGGCCGATGCCGACCGGCTGGGCCTGCGCACGCTGAGCGACCTGGCGAAGCACCCTGAACTCAAGCTCGGCCTGTCCAACGAGTTCATCGGCCGCGCCGACGGCTGGAAAGGGCTGGCCGAGCGCTACGGCTTCAAGCAGACACCCACGGGCCTGGACCACGGGCTGGCCTACGACGCCATAGCGGCAAAGCAGATCGACGCGATAGACATCTACACCACCGACGCAAAGATCGACCACCTGGGCCTGCGCGTGCTGGAGGACGACAGGAAGTACTTTCCGCGCTATGACGCGGTGGTGCTCTACAAGCTCGACCTGCCCCAGCGGCTGCCCGAAGCATGGGCCGCGCTGAAGACGCTGGAAGGCAAGGTCGACGAGCACGCGATGATCGCGATGAACGCCCGCGCCGAACTGCAGAGCGTGCCCTTCGATGCGATTGCGCGCGACTTCCTCGCGGGCGCCGGGAAGGAAGCGAAGGAAGCGCGGCGCGGCTTCACGGCCAAGCTGTTCGGCCCCGACTTGTGGAAGCTCGCGCGGCAGCATCTGTTTCTGGTGGCGCTGTCGGTGGGCATCGCG
This region includes:
- a CDS encoding glycine betaine ABC transporter substrate-binding protein, translated to MHLPRCLHRLALLLTLAWLAMAPAAHAADDTLRVGSKRFTESYILAELLAQTAAPHTASPPVVRQGLGNTAIVYEALRSGAIDLYAEYTGTIAQEILKGSPAESREAMNAALAPMGLGVAIPLGFNDGYALAVRAADADRLGLRTLSDLAKHPELKLGLSNEFIGRADGWKGLAERYGFKQTPTGLDHGLAYDAIAAKQIDAIDIYTTDAKIDHLGLRVLEDDRKYFPRYDAVVLYKLDLPQRLPEAWAALKTLEGKVDEHAMIAMNARAELQSVPFDAIARDFLAGAGKEAKEARRGFTAKLFGPDLWKLARQHLFLVALSVGIAILIGVPIAILVFPHVRLRAVVLGFASLLQTVPSLALLAVLISMLGAIGALPALIALTLYSLLPIMRNTVTGLAEVPNGLRLAGTALGMTPPQSLRLVLLPLALPTLLAGVRTATAIAIGTATIAAFIGAGGFGERIVTGLALNDRELLLAGALPAAALALVSEGVFELIEFLMRRGRRVSLD
- a CDS encoding ROK family protein: MKSKPPKPDTPHPDPLPATDVHGLRELPGVHVEGYSLQLRDKDGFVGDQASQTAFRELLERWRKRRRKNGKDPLGELHSRDLSKKTLDRVLSAKKASEAGDVMHGVIEEFTEELASVIQRFLRQPSWQKVERIVIGGGFPESDVGERAVLQTAAILEELGLHVQMGRLSHNVDDGGLIGWVHLTPPALLRKYDAILAVDIGGTNVRCGIVKTRYRKAHDFSRAEVVRREKWRHADEGPNRSNMVEHIADMLMDMVRYSERKKIRLAPFVGIGCPGLIRPDGSIARGAQNLPGDWESHAFHLPTAVWRRMLTLGADPMLVLMHNDAVVQGLSELPFMRDVKHWGVLTIGTGLGNVSFTNTPIPEALAPKAKKAKASRA